Proteins encoded by one window of Kribbella flavida DSM 17836:
- a CDS encoding glycoside hydrolase family 3 protein, producing the protein MSRPTRRTVLGLAAAAVAGAAGLRPGVAAASNPGRAHGWATATLARMTLEEKVGQLFVTYAYGATAQTADRRNVTAYGVATPAEVVAKYKLGGVIYFAWTDSVANPPQIAALSNGLQQASLAVGDKVSVPLLISTDQEHGVVFRVGPPATQFPGAMALGAGRSTADAREAAAIAGAELRAVGVNQAYAPVADVNVNALNPVIGVRSFSSDPTLVADLTAAQVTGLEGGGGIASCAKHFPGHGDTVDDSHTSLPTINHTREQWNTIDAPPFEAAIEAGIDSIMTAHIVVPSLDPSGEPATLSKPILTGILREQLGYDGVVITDSLAMAGVRQKYGDAEVAVRALEAGCDQLLMSPAMDVAYNAVLAAVRSGRITEKRLDQSVYRVLRLKHLNGVVADPMVDVAAVPSVVGTPEHYAAAQRIADRTTTVVKNEAGLLPLSAGPRKVLVTGYGVSTTQTLANRLTARGATTTVRQTGATPSDTAIAGAVAAARANDLTVVLTMKAWDTAVTDKQGKQQKLVKDLLATGKPVIVVAVRDPYDIAYFTAAPTYLATYSYADVSMESLAKVLYGELKPAGKLPVDVPVAGSPATKLYPFGHGLTW; encoded by the coding sequence GTGAGCCGTCCGACCCGGCGTACCGTCCTGGGCCTGGCTGCAGCGGCTGTTGCCGGTGCGGCCGGGCTCCGGCCCGGTGTCGCCGCCGCCTCGAACCCTGGCCGTGCCCACGGCTGGGCCACCGCGACGCTGGCGCGGATGACGCTGGAGGAGAAGGTCGGCCAGCTTTTCGTCACCTACGCCTACGGCGCCACCGCGCAGACCGCCGACCGGCGCAACGTCACGGCGTACGGCGTCGCGACGCCGGCGGAGGTGGTGGCCAAGTACAAGCTGGGCGGCGTCATCTACTTCGCCTGGACCGACTCGGTCGCCAACCCGCCGCAGATCGCCGCGCTGTCGAACGGGCTGCAGCAGGCCTCGCTCGCCGTCGGTGACAAGGTCTCGGTCCCGCTGCTGATCAGCACCGACCAGGAGCACGGCGTCGTGTTCCGGGTCGGTCCGCCGGCCACCCAGTTCCCGGGCGCGATGGCGCTCGGGGCGGGCCGCAGTACGGCCGACGCCCGGGAGGCCGCGGCGATCGCCGGGGCGGAGCTGCGGGCGGTGGGCGTCAACCAGGCCTACGCGCCGGTGGCCGACGTCAACGTGAACGCGCTCAACCCGGTGATCGGGGTGCGTTCGTTCTCGTCCGACCCCACGCTGGTCGCCGACCTGACCGCGGCCCAGGTGACCGGGCTGGAGGGCGGCGGCGGCATCGCCTCGTGCGCGAAGCACTTCCCGGGGCACGGTGACACCGTCGACGACAGCCACACGTCGCTGCCGACGATCAACCACACCCGCGAGCAGTGGAACACGATCGACGCGCCGCCGTTCGAGGCCGCGATCGAGGCCGGGATCGACTCGATCATGACCGCGCACATCGTGGTGCCGTCGCTGGATCCGTCCGGCGAGCCCGCCACGCTGAGCAAGCCGATTCTGACCGGCATCCTGCGCGAACAGCTCGGTTACGACGGCGTGGTGATCACCGACTCGCTCGCGATGGCCGGCGTCCGGCAGAAGTACGGCGACGCCGAGGTGGCGGTGCGCGCGCTCGAAGCCGGCTGCGACCAGTTGCTGATGTCGCCGGCGATGGACGTCGCCTACAACGCCGTGCTGGCGGCGGTCCGGTCCGGCCGGATCACCGAGAAGCGGCTCGACCAGAGCGTCTACCGGGTCCTGCGGCTGAAGCACCTCAACGGTGTCGTCGCCGACCCGATGGTCGACGTCGCGGCCGTGCCGTCGGTGGTCGGAACGCCCGAGCACTACGCGGCCGCGCAACGCATCGCCGACCGGACCACGACAGTGGTGAAGAACGAGGCGGGTCTGCTGCCGCTGAGTGCTGGTCCGCGCAAGGTGCTGGTGACCGGGTACGGCGTGTCCACCACCCAGACACTCGCCAACCGGTTGACCGCGCGCGGTGCCACGACGACCGTGCGACAGACCGGTGCGACGCCGTCGGACACCGCGATCGCCGGTGCGGTCGCGGCTGCGCGCGCCAACGACCTGACCGTCGTCCTGACCATGAAGGCCTGGGACACCGCGGTCACCGACAAGCAGGGCAAGCAGCAGAAGCTGGTCAAGGACCTGCTCGCGACCGGCAAGCCGGTGATCGTGGTCGCCGTGCGCGACCCGTACGACATCGCCTACTTCACCGCCGCGCCGACGTACCTGGCCACCTACTCGTACGCCGACGTGTCGATGGAGTCGCTCGCCAAGGTGCTGTACGGCGAGCTCAAGCCGGCCGGCAAGCTGCCGGTCGACGTCCCGGTCGCCGGGTCGCCGGCGACGAAGCTCTATCCGTTCGGGCACGGGCTGACATGGTGA
- a CDS encoding MurR/RpiR family transcriptional regulator: MTSMTSPEPTGPLLVRVRAVMPALAPAEQRVANAVLADPGGVAAMTISELAEVASTSETTVIRFCKQVGVPGYPQLRLQLAAQSAQENVRPEVGGDIEPDDSLADVVGKVAFADERAVRETAQQLDVDTLAQVVDAVAKAPRVDLYGSGASAFVALDLQQKLHRIRRVAFAWSDVHVALTSAALLGDGDVAIGISHTGTTVEVIEALEEAARHGATTVAVTNFPRSPLAHAADLVLTTAARETTYRSGAMSSRIAQLMVIDCLFIGVAQSVLPDARKALEETASAVRGHRMKSSVNDQQN, from the coding sequence ATGACTTCGATGACCTCTCCAGAACCCACGGGGCCGCTGCTGGTCCGGGTCCGCGCGGTGATGCCCGCGCTGGCCCCGGCCGAGCAGCGGGTGGCGAACGCGGTCCTCGCGGACCCGGGCGGAGTGGCGGCGATGACGATCTCCGAACTGGCCGAGGTGGCGTCCACCTCGGAGACCACGGTCATCCGGTTCTGCAAGCAGGTCGGCGTCCCGGGCTATCCGCAGCTCCGCCTGCAACTGGCGGCCCAGTCGGCGCAGGAGAACGTCCGACCCGAGGTCGGGGGTGACATCGAGCCGGACGACTCGCTGGCCGACGTGGTCGGCAAAGTCGCCTTCGCCGACGAGCGGGCGGTCCGCGAGACCGCCCAGCAGCTCGACGTGGACACGCTGGCCCAGGTCGTCGACGCGGTCGCCAAGGCGCCGCGCGTCGACCTGTACGGCTCCGGGGCGAGCGCCTTCGTGGCGCTCGACCTGCAGCAGAAGCTGCACCGGATCCGCCGGGTCGCGTTCGCGTGGTCCGACGTGCACGTGGCGCTGACCAGCGCGGCCCTGCTCGGCGACGGCGACGTCGCGATCGGGATCTCGCACACCGGCACCACCGTCGAGGTGATCGAGGCGCTGGAGGAGGCGGCCCGGCACGGTGCCACCACGGTCGCGGTGACGAACTTCCCGCGCTCGCCGCTCGCGCACGCCGCGGACCTGGTGCTGACCACCGCCGCCCGCGAGACGACGTACCGGTCCGGCGCGATGTCCAGCCGGATCGCGCAGCTGATGGTGATCGACTGCCTGTTCATCGGAGTGGCCCAGTCGGTGCTGCCGGACGCCCGCAAGGCACTCGAGGAAACCGCCAGCGCGGTCCGCGGGCATCGGATGAAGAGTTCTGTCAACGATCAACAGAATTGA
- a CDS encoding glycoside hydrolase family 3 protein, which yields MSALRRSVLTTLASATAVATVAALVPAAAVAAPPPEPKGQPPITSLQQVATAMKGMSLEEKIGQMFVLFGYGPDAHKPDQRNTNLYGVATPAEVVAKYKPGGWIYFNARDNVQNPTQLATYSNQLQTVATSTGIRVPMTIATDQEQGVVVRIGPPATQFGGNMAHGAARSTADARTAAGITGRELKAMGIRQDYAPVADVNVNALNPVIGVRSFSSDPQLVSDLTVAQVQGYQKDAGIIATAKHFPGHGDTVDDSHTSLPTINHTREQWNTIDAPPFKAAIKAGIDSIMTAHIVIPSLDPSGDPATLSKPIMTGVLRKELGFKGLIITDALEMAAVRAKYGDAEVAVRAIEAGVDQLLLPPAPDVQFRAVVDAVKSGRISERRIDESLMRILLLKLKKGVLFHPFVDPAKVATTVGTPDHLATAQRIVDKSITLVKNNANTLPLSNQARKVLVTGWGVNTTQALANSLTKRGATTTVAQTGAAPTDAAIADAVAKAQANDVTVVLTQKAWDTRVTDKLAKQQKLVKDLLATGKTVIVVAVRDPYDIAYFDQAPTYVATYGYQAVSMESLTKVLYGEIAPAGKLPVDIPVAGQPATALYPFGHGLSW from the coding sequence ACCGCGATGAAGGGCATGTCGCTGGAGGAGAAGATCGGGCAGATGTTCGTGCTGTTCGGCTACGGGCCGGACGCGCACAAGCCCGACCAGCGCAACACCAACCTGTACGGCGTCGCGACGCCGGCCGAGGTGGTCGCGAAGTACAAGCCGGGCGGCTGGATCTACTTCAACGCCCGCGACAACGTGCAGAACCCGACCCAGCTGGCGACGTACTCCAACCAGCTGCAGACGGTGGCCACCAGCACCGGCATCCGGGTGCCGATGACGATCGCCACCGACCAGGAGCAGGGCGTCGTGGTCCGGATCGGGCCGCCCGCCACCCAGTTCGGCGGCAACATGGCGCACGGCGCGGCCCGTAGTACGGCCGACGCCCGGACCGCGGCCGGCATCACCGGGCGCGAGCTGAAGGCGATGGGCATCCGGCAGGACTACGCCCCGGTCGCCGACGTCAACGTGAACGCGCTCAACCCGGTGATCGGCGTCCGCTCCTTCTCGTCGGACCCGCAGCTGGTGTCGGACCTGACGGTCGCGCAGGTGCAGGGCTACCAGAAGGACGCCGGCATCATCGCCACCGCGAAGCACTTCCCGGGCCACGGTGACACCGTCGACGACAGCCACACGTCGCTGCCGACGATCAACCACACCCGCGAGCAGTGGAACACGATCGACGCGCCGCCGTTCAAGGCCGCGATCAAGGCCGGCATCGACTCGATCATGACCGCCCACATCGTGATCCCGTCGCTGGACCCGTCCGGTGACCCGGCCACGCTGAGCAAGCCGATCATGACCGGTGTGCTGCGCAAGGAGCTCGGCTTCAAGGGCCTGATCATCACCGACGCGCTGGAGATGGCGGCGGTCCGGGCCAAGTACGGCGACGCCGAGGTGGCGGTCCGCGCGATCGAGGCCGGCGTCGACCAGCTGCTGCTGCCGCCCGCGCCGGACGTGCAGTTCCGGGCCGTCGTGGACGCGGTGAAGTCGGGCCGGATCAGCGAGCGCCGGATCGACGAGAGCCTGATGCGCATCCTGCTGCTGAAGCTGAAGAAGGGCGTGCTGTTCCACCCGTTCGTCGACCCGGCCAAGGTCGCCACCACGGTCGGTACGCCGGACCACCTGGCCACGGCGCAGCGCATCGTCGACAAGAGCATCACCCTGGTCAAGAACAACGCGAACACGCTGCCGCTCAGCAACCAGGCCCGCAAGGTGCTCGTCACCGGCTGGGGCGTCAACACCACCCAGGCGCTGGCCAACAGCCTCACCAAGCGAGGCGCGACCACGACCGTCGCGCAGACCGGCGCGGCACCGACCGACGCCGCGATCGCCGACGCGGTCGCCAAGGCGCAGGCCAACGACGTCACGGTCGTGCTGACCCAGAAGGCCTGGGACACCAGGGTCACCGACAAGCTGGCCAAGCAGCAGAAGCTGGTCAAGGACCTGCTCGCCACCGGCAAGACCGTGATCGTCGTCGCCGTCCGCGACCCGTACGACATCGCCTACTTCGACCAGGCGCCGACCTACGTGGCCACCTACGGCTACCAGGCGGTCTCGATGGAGTCGCTGACCAAGGTCCTGTACGGCGAGATCGCGCCGGCCGGCAAGCTCCCGGTCGACATCCCGGTCGCGGGTCAGCCGGCCACTGCGCTGTACCCGTTCGGCCACGGGTTGTCCTGGTGA
- a CDS encoding serine hydrolase domain-containing protein, producing MATPAVADSNRTAGRFDRPFEGYASKNTLLRDTTPAKAGLDPAPIDAALAQVEGWTRPNGTAKPLYAGAVTLLGHDGKVVTREATGLAVKYADGAGTELPADQQIPMRTDTIFDLASVSKLFTSIVVIQQVEKGRVDLDAPIATYVPEFAENGKAAITVRQALTHTTGLPSWLPLWSGQPTPALRLRMALTAKPTSPAGTRYLYSDLNLIALGEVAHRVSGKTLDKLVADGITKPLQMRDTGYNPDPRKKARIAATEFQSAPARGMVWGSVHDENAWSLDGVAGHAGVFSTADDLAVLAQAFLNGGSYRHARILKESSVTAMITNFTQAFPGNDHGLGFELNQRWYMAGLSGPRTAGHTGYTGTSLVIDFDSRSFAILLTNRVHPSRNWGSNNPARRAVAQGLALSLGVAPRHGKDAWFSGTTDASTSTLALPVAAPAGGAKLAFDLFVDTEDTDLLYLESSTDGVTWTKVPFSLVDRGSVVDTDGTISGSGDRHWHQASADLAGGDQTIRWRYASDALYQGRGVFVDGVKITDGHQVIFNGERSPEAFTASGWRLSRR from the coding sequence ATGGCTACCCCTGCAGTTGCTGACAGCAACCGAACCGCCGGACGCTTCGACCGCCCCTTCGAGGGCTACGCCTCGAAGAACACCCTGCTGCGCGACACGACCCCGGCCAAGGCAGGCCTCGACCCCGCGCCGATCGACGCCGCGCTCGCCCAGGTCGAGGGCTGGACCAGGCCCAACGGCACCGCCAAGCCGCTGTACGCCGGAGCCGTCACGCTGCTCGGTCACGACGGCAAGGTGGTCACCCGGGAGGCGACCGGGCTGGCGGTGAAGTACGCCGACGGCGCCGGCACCGAGCTGCCGGCCGACCAGCAGATCCCGATGCGTACCGACACCATCTTCGACCTGGCGTCGGTGTCGAAGCTGTTCACCTCGATCGTGGTGATACAGCAGGTCGAGAAGGGCCGGGTCGACCTCGACGCCCCGATCGCGACGTACGTGCCGGAGTTCGCCGAGAACGGCAAGGCGGCGATCACCGTCCGGCAGGCGCTCACCCACACCACCGGCCTGCCGTCCTGGCTGCCGTTGTGGAGCGGCCAGCCGACTCCGGCCTTGCGGCTGCGGATGGCGCTGACCGCGAAGCCGACCAGCCCGGCCGGTACGCGGTACCTGTACTCCGACCTCAACCTGATCGCGCTCGGCGAGGTCGCCCACCGGGTCAGCGGCAAGACGCTGGACAAGTTGGTGGCCGACGGCATCACCAAGCCGCTGCAGATGCGCGACACCGGCTACAACCCGGACCCGAGGAAGAAGGCGCGGATCGCGGCCACGGAGTTCCAGAGCGCGCCGGCCCGCGGCATGGTCTGGGGTTCGGTGCACGACGAGAACGCCTGGTCGCTCGACGGTGTCGCCGGGCACGCCGGGGTGTTCAGCACCGCGGACGACCTGGCCGTGCTGGCGCAGGCCTTCCTGAACGGCGGCAGCTACCGGCACGCCCGGATCCTCAAGGAAAGCTCCGTCACCGCGATGATCACCAACTTCACCCAGGCGTTCCCGGGCAACGACCACGGGCTCGGCTTCGAGCTGAACCAGCGCTGGTACATGGCCGGGCTGTCCGGGCCGCGCACGGCCGGGCACACCGGGTACACCGGCACGTCGCTGGTGATCGACTTCGACTCCCGCTCGTTCGCGATCCTGCTCACCAACCGGGTGCACCCGAGCCGTAACTGGGGCAGCAACAACCCGGCCCGGCGGGCGGTTGCGCAGGGGCTGGCGCTGTCGCTCGGCGTTGCGCCGCGGCACGGCAAGGACGCCTGGTTCTCGGGCACCACCGACGCCAGTACGTCGACGCTCGCGCTGCCGGTCGCGGCTCCCGCGGGCGGGGCGAAGCTGGCCTTCGACCTGTTCGTCGACACCGAGGACACCGACCTGCTGTACCTGGAGTCCTCGACCGACGGGGTCACCTGGACGAAGGTCCCGTTCTCGCTGGTGGACCGGGGATCGGTGGTCGACACCGACGGCACGATCAGCGGGTCCGGCGACCGGCACTGGCACCAGGCGTCGGCCGACCTGGCCGGCGGTGACCAGACGATCCGCTGGCGGTACGCCTCCGACGCGCTCTACCAGGGCCGGGGGGTGTTCGTGGACGGGGTGAAGATCACCGACGGCCACCAGGTGATCTTCAACGGCGAACGCAGTCCGGAAGCCTTCACCGCGTCAGGTTGGAGACTTTCGCGTCGGTGA
- the murQ gene encoding N-acetylmuramic acid 6-phosphate etherase — translation MITPTEQRNPRTLAIDAVGTLEILRMVNAEDARVAGAVGAVVPELARIVDAAVDAVRNGGRVHYFGAGTSGRLAVLDAAELLPTFHAPDDLVVAHHAGGMPALLRAVENVEDSEEGGAADAAAVTGLDVVIGLAASGSTPYVAGALRQARSVGATTALVTSNPDAPLAPLADVLIAADTGPEVIAGSTRLKAGTAQKMILNAFSTTLMIKLGRTWSNLMVDMVATNNKLRGRMLRILAEATGADADACAAALADSDGELKPALVHLLTGSPVSAAREALAEADGRVAVALGKLGAPA, via the coding sequence GTGATCACACCCACGGAGCAGCGCAACCCCCGGACGCTCGCGATCGATGCGGTGGGCACCCTCGAGATCCTCCGGATGGTCAACGCGGAGGACGCCCGGGTCGCGGGCGCGGTCGGTGCCGTCGTGCCGGAGCTGGCCCGGATCGTGGATGCCGCCGTGGACGCCGTCCGGAACGGGGGCCGGGTCCACTACTTCGGGGCCGGCACGTCCGGCCGGCTGGCGGTGCTGGACGCCGCCGAGCTGCTGCCGACGTTCCACGCGCCGGACGACCTGGTGGTCGCGCACCACGCCGGCGGCATGCCCGCGCTGCTGCGCGCGGTCGAGAACGTGGAGGACTCCGAGGAAGGCGGCGCGGCCGACGCGGCCGCCGTCACCGGGCTGGACGTGGTGATCGGTCTGGCCGCCTCCGGCAGTACGCCGTACGTGGCGGGCGCGTTGCGGCAGGCCCGGTCGGTCGGCGCCACCACGGCGCTGGTCACCTCGAACCCGGACGCCCCGCTCGCGCCCCTGGCCGACGTGCTGATCGCCGCGGACACCGGGCCGGAGGTCATCGCGGGGTCCACCCGGCTGAAGGCCGGCACCGCGCAGAAGATGATCCTGAACGCGTTCTCCACCACGCTGATGATCAAGCTCGGCCGGACCTGGTCGAACCTGATGGTCGACATGGTTGCCACCAACAACAAGCTGCGCGGCCGGATGCTGCGGATCCTGGCCGAGGCCACCGGCGCCGACGCGGACGCCTGCGCCGCCGCGCTGGCCGACTCCGACGGCGAGCTCAAGCCGGCTCTGGTGCACCTGCTGACCGGCAGCCCGGTCAGCGCCGCCCGGGAGGCACTGGCCGAGGCCGACGGCCGGGTCGCGGTCGCGCTGGGCAAGCTCGGCGCCCCCGCCTGA
- a CDS encoding exo-beta-N-acetylmuramidase NamZ domain-containing protein: protein MTVGRRSFLAGAGAVGAAPLLGATAAQATPDPAKKRKVRTGAQVLADSGWDPLAGQRVGVYSNPTGILNDLSHIVDAMHASGKVNVVAAFGPEHGFRGSAQAGSAEGDHVDKRTGIMVYDAYGANAAKLQTIYAKAGVETVVFDIQDVGVRFYTYIWSMYEAMVAAAKSGLKFVVLDRPNPVGGSADGTMMLPGYTSGVGKEEIIQQHGMTVGELARLFNAEYLALDTGGPVVQDLQVIEVEGWKRDQLFAETGLPWVLPSPNMPTPDTALLYPGTCLFEATNMSEGRGTTRPFELIGAPYVDYRWAEALRTKNVPGIEFREAYFNPLISKNANKLCGGVQVHITDPERVEPILAATHMMIEAKRLYPDFAWRAENPPGRWIDLLTGSDRFRTMFTAGASAEQIVAAWQPDVAAWNARRAQYLLYKGGNR, encoded by the coding sequence ATGACCGTAGGACGTCGTAGTTTCCTGGCCGGCGCAGGTGCCGTCGGCGCCGCGCCGCTGCTCGGGGCCACCGCCGCCCAGGCCACCCCTGACCCGGCGAAGAAGCGCAAGGTGCGGACCGGCGCGCAGGTCCTGGCCGACTCCGGCTGGGACCCGCTGGCCGGCCAGCGGGTCGGGGTGTACAGCAACCCGACCGGCATCCTGAACGACCTGAGCCACATCGTCGACGCCATGCACGCCTCCGGCAAGGTCAACGTCGTCGCTGCGTTCGGTCCCGAGCACGGGTTCCGCGGCAGCGCGCAGGCCGGCAGCGCCGAAGGCGACCACGTCGACAAGCGGACCGGGATCATGGTGTACGACGCGTACGGCGCGAACGCGGCCAAGCTGCAGACCATCTACGCCAAGGCCGGCGTGGAGACGGTGGTCTTCGACATCCAGGACGTCGGGGTCCGGTTCTACACCTACATCTGGTCGATGTACGAGGCGATGGTGGCGGCCGCGAAGAGCGGCCTGAAGTTCGTCGTGCTGGACCGGCCGAACCCGGTCGGCGGCTCGGCCGACGGCACGATGATGCTGCCCGGGTACACCTCCGGCGTGGGCAAGGAGGAGATCATCCAGCAGCACGGCATGACGGTCGGCGAGCTGGCCCGGCTCTTCAACGCCGAGTACCTGGCGCTCGACACCGGCGGCCCCGTGGTGCAGGACCTCCAGGTGATCGAGGTCGAGGGCTGGAAGCGCGACCAGCTGTTCGCCGAGACCGGCCTGCCCTGGGTGCTGCCGAGCCCGAACATGCCGACGCCCGACACCGCCCTGCTCTACCCCGGCACCTGCCTGTTCGAGGCGACCAACATGTCCGAGGGCCGCGGCACCACCCGGCCGTTCGAGCTGATCGGCGCGCCGTACGTCGACTACCGCTGGGCCGAGGCGCTGCGGACCAAGAACGTGCCGGGCATCGAGTTCCGCGAGGCCTACTTCAACCCGTTGATCAGCAAGAACGCCAACAAGCTGTGCGGTGGCGTCCAGGTGCACATCACCGATCCCGAACGCGTCGAGCCGATCCTGGCGGCCACCCACATGATGATCGAGGCCAAGCGGCTGTACCCGGACTTCGCCTGGCGGGCGGAGAACCCGCCCGGCCGGTGGATCGACCTGCTGACCGGCTCGGACCGGTTCCGGACGATGTTCACCGCCGGGGCGTCGGCCGAGCAGATCGTCGCGGCCTGGCAGCCGGACGTCGCCGCGTGGAACGCGCGCCGGGCCCAGTACCTGCTCTACAAGGGCGGCAACCGATGA
- a CDS encoding endonuclease/exonuclease/phosphatase family protein, whose amino-acid sequence MVRKLAVLVAALTLLTGVTPAVADGNAPPVPLRVATYNIHAGAGHDNVFDLDRTETTLRALDADVIGLQEVDVHWSERSQWRDLVSELAQRLGMRAGFAPIYDFDPLRAGEPRRQYGLAVLSKAPILEVQNHNLTRLSTQDPGAGPTPMPGFLEAVVQAKGARLHFYVTHLDYRADPSLRRTEVDETLKILADDPAGANQVLVGDLNAEPQAAELARLWPAMTDAWTAAPITTGNPLTYPAATPVKRIDYITVSDGVGVLRAEVPASPALLAASDHRPVVADLALARGSEVHP is encoded by the coding sequence ATGGTGAGGAAACTGGCGGTCCTGGTCGCCGCGCTCACCCTGCTGACCGGAGTCACCCCGGCAGTTGCCGACGGCAACGCTCCGCCGGTGCCGCTGCGGGTGGCGACGTACAACATCCACGCCGGCGCCGGGCACGACAACGTGTTCGACCTGGACCGGACCGAGACCACGCTGCGGGCACTGGACGCCGACGTGATCGGCCTGCAAGAGGTCGACGTGCACTGGAGCGAGCGCTCGCAGTGGCGTGACCTGGTGTCCGAGCTCGCGCAGCGGCTCGGGATGCGCGCCGGCTTCGCCCCGATCTACGACTTCGACCCGCTGCGGGCCGGTGAGCCCCGGCGGCAGTACGGGCTCGCGGTGCTGTCGAAGGCGCCGATCCTCGAGGTGCAGAACCACAACCTGACCCGGCTGTCGACCCAGGATCCCGGTGCCGGCCCGACGCCGATGCCGGGCTTCCTGGAGGCGGTCGTCCAGGCCAAGGGTGCCCGCCTGCACTTCTACGTCACCCACCTGGACTACCGGGCCGACCCGTCGCTGCGGCGGACCGAGGTGGACGAGACGCTGAAGATCCTGGCCGACGACCCGGCGGGGGCCAACCAGGTCCTGGTCGGTGACCTCAACGCCGAACCGCAGGCGGCCGAGCTGGCCCGGCTCTGGCCTGCGATGACCGACGCCTGGACCGCGGCGCCGATCACCACGGGCAACCCGTTGACCTATCCGGCGGCGACGCCGGTCAAACGCATCGACTACATCACCGTGTCCGACGGCGTCGGAGTCCTCCGCGCCGAAGTACCGGCTTCCCCTGCTCTTCTTGCCGCGAGCGATCACCGGCCCGTCGTGGCCGACCTGGCGCTCGCCCGTGGATCGGAGGTCCACCCATGA